From the genome of uncultured Bacteroides sp.:
ACGGCTGAGGCTGCCGAAGCTTTGATGATCCGTACTTTAGGAAGTGGTTCCAACGGAATAGGCTATTACATGTATCACGGTGGTTCAACTCCCAAAATGAAAGATGATATTGGCTTTTTTAGTGACGAACCGATGGGCGTTCCAAAGATATCTTATGATTTTCAGGCTCCAATCGGTGAATTTGGTCTTGTTCGTGATTCTTACAGGAATCTCAGGGTACTTCATCTGTTCCTGAATGATTTCAGCAACTTACTGGCACCAATGGAGACTGTTCTTCCGCAGGATTATGAGAAGATTACTCCCGATAACAGAGAAACATTGCGTTTTGCGGCTCGTATGAAGAATAATTCCGGCTTTATCTTTATGACTAATTTTCAGGATCATGATACTGCCCGCATCGACCAGACAGGTTTGCAGTTTAAGCTGAATCTTAAGAATGAATCAATTATGATTCCTGCCAGCAAAACATTTACGTTGAAAAAGGACGAAAGCGTGATTCTTCCGTTTAACCTCAATATGAATGGTGTATTGCTGAAATATGCAACAGCACAGTTGCTCACAAAAATAGATGATAACGGAAAGTCTCATTATTTCTTCTTTGCACCAAACGGAATAGAACCGGAATTTGTATTTGATAAAGCAACCTTGAAAAGTGGAAAATCCCTAGTTACACCTGTTCCCGGTTATAAGAGTACATTCTCTGTAACAGCAAAAAATGACGAAAAGATACTAATCACTACATTAACCCGTGAGCAGGCATTGCAAACAGCTAAAGTCGACGGACACATTCTGATAACCGATGCCACCGTTTTACCGGAGAAAGGAAAATGTACCTTGCTTAACTTGGGTAAGAATAAGTTCGATTATGTACTTTATCCATCGGCAAAAGGGTGGAAGCAGCAAACTATCGAAGTCCCTGCAGTTAATCCGGTATTCAAGGTTGATAAAGCAGGATCTCGTCGTATGACGGTAACGGTTGAACCTAATAACAACAAACAGGTTCAGGAATACTTCCTGCAAATAAATTACGTGGGAGATGTAGCTATGGCCTTCATTAATAATTCCATGGTTTTAGATCATTTCTATTACGGAGCTCCCTGGACTATCGGTTTAAAACGTTTTGAGAGCAGAATGGCCGAAAAAGGCATGGATTTCTATTTCCGTCCGTTAATGAAAGATGCGCCATACTTAAAGGATTTGCCACAATCGGCACTCAGGGATTGGAATAATAAAAAAAGCGTTCTGTCAATTGATAGTGTTAACGTATTGCCTGAATACCGTACTCAAATAATTTTTTAGATTATGCTTTGAGGAATTCTCAATGATTCTCTCATAAAAAATAGAAATGCAAAATATATCTAGCAGTCTAGCACTTGCCATTTAATACGTTGTGAATGAATTGAATACAGGCGCTAGACTTTTAAAAAGAAGTCTAGCGCTAGTCTAGCAGTCTATCGCCTTGCTGATTTTCTTTGTGTAAAGCCTTGATTCTTTAGGTTTTACATTGTAATTTATAGTATTTGTAGAAATAAAAATTAGTCTCCACCCGGGTGTACAGGATTCCTCCACCCGGGTGGAGACTGTTTTTACACCCGGGTGTACGAGGTGGGTACACCCGGGCGTATGGGAAATGTTTTGTTGTAAATAAATTAAATTAAGTAAGAATACTTTTATATCTTGTTCGTAGTATAAAAATAAATAGTAATATCTCGCAACCTAAGTAAGTTTTATTGGAGTCTACTACTAATTTTATATACATGAATAACTATTAAAAAATATAATTATAAATGCTTATGAAATATGTATGTTATGGCAAAAAACATTCAGTACTTTTTATGTTTTATAAAAATTATGTCTAGATTTGTGATCTTAAAAAAATAGTTAAAAAGAATATACTGTGAACCATCTAAATAGGTGTGCTCATATATTGGGATAGGCGTATAGATGTTGCGAATAGACAAATAGAGAAATAAGGTTATTGTATTTAGACTCTTACAGATAAAAAACAAAATGAATATAGGAAATTTTATCATAATTAGTGGTGGCTTAGGCGATGATATAAAGAAGGCGATAAGACAATGGCTTGCTCTTTATTCAACAGAATTAGTGAATAACATAAAATTTGAATTATTTAAATTAGGACAGGAAAGATTTTTAATTGTTGCTGATAAAAGAATAAATAACGAGTACTTTAATTATTTGATAAATTATCTACGTTATCCGGAAGGAATAGAATACAACATTAGTATTGATGGTTATACAACATTATGTGACAAAGAAATATATCCCCAAAACCTGTTGGATAAAAAAGCTCAAATTTATATATCTGACAACGATAAAGAATACGACAATGTGTTTCTGACAACAGAAGATAATGAAACTTATAAAATAGAATTTAGTGGTAAAGTGTCAAGGCTTAATGAATCCAGAACCTTTAGTATTCCAGATATTGACACCAATTTGCTTCAGAAACCTGAAATAATAGTATTAGACAAAAAGGAAATAGCTGAGCTAGAAAATGAAAAAATGATGAAAAGCGTGAAGAATAGATTTAGAATTATTCTAACGCTAGTTGTTATTGTAGTTGCGATTAATAGTTTTTATCTATTTATATATCAAAGTAGTAATACTGGTTCAATTTATATGGATTTGCTTGGCCTTAAGGCCAATTCCAGCGATAATAGTATTGGTGTTATTACAACTTTGATACTTGTTTTCTTTGTAGGTAATTGGTTTTATTTGGATTATAAAATGCTTAGAATAGACAAGTATTATAGTTATAGTATCATTATTGCTATTTTGCATTTGGCTTACGGTTATTTTATTAGCGAGCACTTACTATACTTACGTGTGTTTCGCTACTATGGCTTTTATTTTCCTATTCTATTTTTAATAATACAGAAGCCTGTGAGATTATTTTTTATTCGAAAATTTAATAGAGAACCTATAGTTGAACATCGTCCTCCTCTTTTGGATGGGTTATATTCGATGACTATTCTTTTTTTGACTTTTGGGATAATATCTATAATTGCGATGTTAACATAAAAAAGGACTACCTAATATATGTTATTCAAATCATCCCAAAACCTCCTCATCGTACACTTTTAATATAAGTTCTTCATAAATAATCCACTTATTAAAATAAAAAGTACACGTTAAGATATAATAGAAAAACTAATATTGCATAGATTTTAAATCAGAGATTATATATAATTAAGCAATGATACTATGCAAAAATCACTAAAACTATTATTACTATTGTGTTGTGCGCCGCTCTTCGTGGTGCATTCTCAAAACAGAATTGAAACGGACTTGTCGGGAAAAGGATGGAAACTTTGGTATGACAAGGATGCTTCGTGGAAGAATGATCAGTTATTTCTTCCTTCAACGGATATAAAATCGATACCTGCTGCTTTGCAATCCGGTGGCTGGAACTCGCTTCAGGGAGCGAAAGATGTAAGTGTTCCTGGTACGGTGGAAGAATATCTGCAGGTTAAACCGGGACCGGAAGGGGATATTCAGGGGGTAAGCTGGTGGTTCCGTACTATCAGCATTC
Proteins encoded in this window:
- a CDS encoding beta-galactosidase, encoding MKKIPVFLALFIISGLSSAYAQKIYEINTPASEKNIYTGHLKLGGANPSGEKIEVNSFYVSENGKPVIPVMGEFHYSRYPHEQWEEQILKMKAGGLTVIPTYIFWNIHEEKEGVFDWSGDKDLRTFLQLCKKHGMQSIVRVGPFCHGEIRNGGFPDWLFSKPLEVRSNDAKYLYYVDRLYKEIAKQLQGLYYKDGGPVIGIQIENEHQHSAAPWAITYPGAPKDHTSATYDASITMVGVGVQDKKITYAELGDLHMKTLKKMAVDAGMITPLYTATGWGNAAVIGDEAIPVMAAYTYPFWAEPHMSPFCLFKDIQKKPDYSPVRYDTDKFPSFNAEMGVGIQMIYSRRPIVTAEAAEALMIRTLGSGSNGIGYYMYHGGSTPKMKDDIGFFSDEPMGVPKISYDFQAPIGEFGLVRDSYRNLRVLHLFLNDFSNLLAPMETVLPQDYEKITPDNRETLRFAARMKNNSGFIFMTNFQDHDTARIDQTGLQFKLNLKNESIMIPASKTFTLKKDESVILPFNLNMNGVLLKYATAQLLTKIDDNGKSHYFFFAPNGIEPEFVFDKATLKSGKSLVTPVPGYKSTFSVTAKNDEKILITTLTREQALQTAKVDGHILITDATVLPEKGKCTLLNLGKNKFDYVLYPSAKGWKQQTIEVPAVNPVFKVDKAGSRRMTVTVEPNNNKQVQEYFLQINYVGDVAMAFINNSMVLDHFYYGAPWTIGLKRFESRMAEKGMDFYFRPLMKDAPYLKDLPQSALRDWNNKKSVLSIDSVNVLPEYRTQIIF